The DNA segment TCCATGGCCTTCCCGTATGAGTAAAAAGTTACGTTTCATTACCGCAAAAAACTGGTTGAGAACAACCGGCAGGCTTTCAAAAAGCTTTACGACCGTCCCCTCGCCCTTCAAAAATTTGGTTTTCTTTTAGATTCTTTAAAAGAATGGCTTTTTCTCCAATTCTGGTAACCGGTTTTAATTAAGAAGATTTACCCTTTACTTTTTAAGATAGTTGATGCAGTTGCAAATACAGCCCAAGAACAGAGTTAGAAAGCTGTCATTGCGAACAAAGTGAAGCAATCTCAAGACTTTACGATAAGATTGCCACGCACCCTTCGGTGCTCGCAATGACATGATTAATAAGTGGGTGCGAAGTCTATCGCTGGTCTTGGTAAAGTTAAGAGATGAAGTGTTTAGTGAAACCGAGGAGATTCTTCGGAAGCGTAAGCACCCCAGGAATGCTTATATTAACGAAGCGGTGAATTTGTATAATAAACTCTGGAAACGCAATTTACTCAAAAAGACCCTTGCCGAAGAATCTGCTCTGGTGGCTGGTGATTCCATGGAAGTTCTGAATGCCTTTGAGAAATTTGAAGAAAGTCTGATTGAACAGGCATGAAAATTAAAAAGGGATATGTATGTATTGCCGATTTGAATCCACGAATCGGGACGGAGCCGGGAAAGGTGCGGCCAGTTGTGGTGGTTCAAACAGATCTGCTTAATGGAATTCACCCTTCGACAATTATTTGTCCTATTACCACTCAGGTACAGCCTAAAGCACGGTTTTTACGTGTTCATCTAAAAGCAGGAGAAGGAGGTCTTCAAAAACTTTCAGACATTCTCGTGGATCAGATTCGCGCGGTTGATAACCAGAGGTTACTCAGCATTATGGGTAAAATTTCTTCAAAGAGTCTGAAACATTTAATGGATAATATTCATACCGTTCTGGCTTAACAATTTCAGCGGCTAAATAGTTGTCCTGGAACCCCCGGTTTCTTTTTTTATTTATTGGCGACGGCGCCAGGAGAAAAGAGATTGAAGCTTTAAGATTTTCATTGAACGCGGGGGATGTTCATATTGTTTCTCTTTCCGAAGGGATGGAAGGGTTGTTGTGAAATCGGAGAGATCATTCAGAACGCCAGGGGAGGATATGTGGTTTCAGAAAACGATTCCCCGCTCCAGGCTATTGAAAGGCAGGCGAGGCGTAAATTGCTTTATCTCCATCGTGCCAGGAATCTTAAGGATTTAATTCAACCTCCTGGCAATATGCTTGAATCCCTTAAAGGTGACAGAAAAGGGCAACATAGTATTCGCATAAATGATCAATGGCGAATTTGTTTTCTTTGGAAAGATAACGATGCCCATCATGTGGAAATCGTGGATTATCATTAAATTGGAGAAAAATTAATTATGAAGAAGAAAACAAAACGATTGGGACCGATTCCGCCAGGAGAAATTTTATTTGAGGATTTTATGAAACCTCTTGGTATTAGTATGAACCAGCTTGCCAGAGACATTGATGTGCCTCCAGGCCGAATTAGTGAAATTATCCATGCCAAACGAGCCATTACCGCAGACACCGCCTTGCGTCTTGGTAAATACTTTGGAATCTCGCCAGAAATCTGGCTTAACCTTCAGGCAGATTACGACATGCGAATGGCTCAAAGAACCATCTGGCCCAAAATTGAGGCCCGTGTGAGAGTCAGGGCGGCGTGAGTTTATGAAACAGATTTTGCAAAATCTGACATCTCCCGTTCTTGCGAACCCAAGAACAGCGATAGGATTTGTAACTCCTTGTTTTGCCTGTCATCGCGAGCGCCCGTAGGGTGCGTGGCGATCTCGGTTCACGATGGCGAGATTGCTTCGCTTCGCTCGCAATGACAACTTTCTATCGCTGTTCTTGGGTGCGAACGGAACAGGGGACCGGAAATAATTCGTGAGGTATAATAAAAGGTTTTCGGAGAGATTATTCAAAACGCCAGGGGAGGGTGTGTGGTCAAATATCTTGCCTTAATGGAACACCTGCCCGAAATGGGTAAAAAACTGGGCGAAAATAACCGGCAGGCATTTGAGAAGCTCTACGACCGTCCCTTTTCCCTCCAAAAATTTGAATCTCTTTTAAAATCTTTAGACTCTCGGGATGGTTGAGACGTTTTTCTTTTGTATTTTAAGACTCTGGCCCAAGAACAGAGTTAGAAAGCTGTCATTGCGAACAAAGTGAAGCAATCTCAAGACTTTACGATAAGATTGCCACGCACCCTTCGGTGCTCGCAATGACATGATTAATAAGTGGGTGCGAAGTCTATCGCTGGTCTTGGTGCGAAGTCTATCGCTGGTCTTGGGTCTGGCAAGGGGATGACATTTCTGATATAGTCTCGAATATGAAAGAAACGCTTGTTATTTTTCCATACTATACAGGGAAAGAAACGCTTGAAGAGGTGTTTCTTGATCATAAAAATTACCGGGTCCTCTGGTTGGAAATTTTATTCAATGACAGGGTCTCATGGGAGACTTATTTAGATCGGCCTGAAGTCAGGGAGGCCTATCAAAAGGCCTGTATCTGGTTTTCCCAATTTAAAACCATGATTCAGGCTCACACCGGGCGAAAACCTCTGGAATCACGTTCGGGCAAAATTGATCCGAAGGATTATCGCCAATTTCTGGAGGCCCTGAATTTTGTCTCCGCTCTCTCCTGATAAAATTCTTTCTCTTTTTGAAGAGTTCGCCCGAATCCATCAAAGACCGTTGCAGATCCTTCTGGTTGGGGGCCTGTCCCTTTATTTTTATGGAATGCCCGACAGGGCGACAATGGATGTGGATGCCGAAGTCAAAACAGGCCTTGAAGATTTATTCCACTTTTTAAAGGAACATCATGTGCCGGCGGATTTGAGCGAGAATTTTTCGGGATGGTCTGTTATTGCCATGCCCCCCGGTTATCCCGAGCGGTCAAGCATTGCCGTTCAGACCGGTTTGCTGGAGATAAGAATCCTCGCGCCGGTTGATTTTATAATAGCCAAACTGAGGCGATTCACAGAGATTGACATTCAGGATGCGCTGTTTGTGGCAAGAAAATATCAAATTTCCCCCGAAGCGGTCAAACAGACGGCGGAGTCCGCCATTTCACATTCCCCAAAAGATACCGCGCTTTTTCTTTTTCGCAAAAACGTAGAAGAATTCTTCCGGCTCATGAAAAATGTCTAAAGAAGACTGTGAAAAGAATAGAGTCAAATCTTTTATTGAAGGTTTTCCTTTTTTTCTCATTTTTAGGTTACTATAACAGGTATCCTAAATCTGGAAGAATGGTGCCAGAATATGGAAATGAAACTATTCGAGAAAAAATTTATAATAATTACAGAATTGTTTACAGAATCAAGGGGCAAATCATTAGTGAATATTCGCAATCCCTTTCAATACAAATAAAGGCCATTGAATCCTGCCCGGCCTATCGCCACCTTTTTTAAAGTGATATCGTCACACGCAAAAAGGTTGCTGGAATTCTAGTGGCAGCCTTGTTTTGGCTCTGGTTTTGAGAGTTAAAAAGATTTTCCAGCTCTCTTGCCAGATCGTTGGCCTTGCCATTTTTTTCGGCAGCCTCAAAGGCGTTCATGGTAGGGCCATAGTACTTTCTAAATGCCGCAACGAAATCCGAAGCCACGCCCTGAAATCTGAATGTATAAGTGTCTCTAACGAAATTAATGTTCTCTTTTTGAACCCCTGCTTTGGTAAAGCGTTCAATAACGTTGTTCTCAATTCCCCACGTCATTGGACTGATAAAGCCTTCAGGTGGAGGAGGAGAATAAGCGGAGCTGATTTTCAAGATTTGCGCTACAAGTGTTGGATCATTGGGTATCCAATTCCCCATCACGATACGACCCCCGGGCCGAGTTACTCTTACCATCTCTTTAGCCACATCAAAGGGCTTTGGAGCAAACATGGCGCCAAAAATGCTCACCACAAAATCAAAGGAGTGGTCTTTCAGCTCATTCAAATTGCTAGCATCGCCTTCCATGAATCTGCAGTTCGTGAGACCCTCGGCCTTCGCTCTCCGGTTACCGGCCTCAACCAGGTTATTGGCAATGTCGACCCCCAATACTTCCGCACCCAATCTTGCCGCTGGTATTGCGGTTGTTCCATCGCCACATCCCAGATCCAAAACTTTTTGCCCCTTCGTGATTTCAAATGTCTTAACGAGTGCTTCTCCGCTTTCTCTCATACTCTCTGCAATTCGAGTGAAATCGCCTTTTTCCCAAAGTGTTTTGTTTGGATTCATTTGAATATCTCCCTTCACTTTAGCTAAAGTTTCCATGGACGGACCCAGCCATTCTTTGAACTCCTGGAGTGCGCAGAAGGGCGCGTTAAATTGGCGTTCCCTATTGCCGTGCCTTAAAACCAAAATACTAAAAGACGCCGGTTGATTTGTCCAGTTGTTTTTTAATGACCTTGGAAAATGTGCTTAATTGTTATGGCAGAGAAAAAGATATAATCAAATACAGAAATGAAATTCTAAATGCCATTTTGCCGGTGCAGAGGAACAATGTTTTCCACGTCTTTCCTTAGCCGTTGTTCCGCTTCCCACAAATCATGACGCGCGCCCGTTAACAGGTTAACAGAATGTCCCTTGCTTTTTAGGTTAAAGGGTTGTAAGGATAATCTTGTTATAAATAAATATATTAAGGATTTGGCATGCGGTTTTATCATTATGAATTAGTGAAACGGGGTTTTGACAAATTGTTTGCCGGTTTTTGCCTCTTTTGTTCCATCCCTCTTTGGGTTGTAATCCCTTTTTCAATCTGGCTGGAAGACCGTGGCCCGGTTTTTTTTGAACAGAAACGGGTAGGGAGGGATCAAAAAAAATTTATTTTATTTAAATTCCGTTCAATGATTAAAAATGCCGAGATCGCCGGAGAGCCGGTGATGGCAGTCTCCCGCGACCCCCGAATTACCCGTGTCGGCTACTGGTTGAGGAAAACCGCGCTCGATGAGCTTCCGCAGTTGATTAATATCTGGAAGGGGGATATGAGCTTTGTCGGCCCCAGGGCCTTAAGGGAATCCGAGAAAATCATGGGAGAGCATGGAGAGGTTTTGATCCATATGTATCAAATCGAAGGGTTTTCTCTCCGTCAATCCGTTCGGCCAGGGTTGACCGGAATGGCGCAGGTTTACGCGGCCAGGGATATCAACCACCGGTACAAATTTAAATATGATCTGCTGTATGTCAAGAGAATGAGTTTGGGAGTCGATTTAAAACTCATATTGACATCTTTCTGGTTTACGTTTACCGCCAAATGGAATGTTTAGTTTGGCTCGAAGCTCATGGCTCGCGGGTCGAAGGAAAAGACGTTTAGAGGGTTTTGGTCCGTTGCCGGGGGAGGATAACCTCTGTTTTCATTCCCAGGATATGCCTGGATAAATGAAGCCAAAAGAACGGTTCTCTTGAAAGAGCGAGAATAATGTTGTGATGCCAGTCAAAGTCGGCATACTTCTGAATAATGGCAAGAGACTCTTCCTGTTGAAGAAACCGGATGAGGGAATCAATCTGGTGGTCAGTAATATATCGTAACAGCTTCCGGGTAATTAATCCGATCCTCAACTCTTTTCCGATCTCTTTCTTCCATTCCTTCTGGTACGAAGAAAAGTGACTTTCTTCGAAACAATCTTTCTGAAATGCCTCGATAATATTTTGTGAGGCGAGGTATGCCGAGAGGAGGCCGTAATAAATTCCCCCTCCGGTGGTCGGTTTTACCTGACCGGCCGCGTCTCCGATAATCAGAAAACGATGGCCATGTGTGCTTTTAATAGGGCTTATCGGAATGACCTTTCTCTTGATTTCTAAAATTTGCTCCGGAATGCGCTCTTTGAAATAGTCTGATTCGAGAAACCGGGTGAGGTGATAATGGGCATTTTTGTACGTACTGATCCCTATTCGCGCCCGGCCCGGAGAGAGAGGGCTGGCCCACGCAAACGAACCAGGCGCGATCTCGGCCCCAAAATAAACTTCTACTTCCCTAATATCATTTGCCTCAACCTCTACCTGAGCGGTATCTAAAAATTGATTGGGCCGTACCCGTCCGACTTTGGGGTGGAGGCCATAATAGGTTCCGGTCGAGAGAATGGCCATCCGGGCATTTACTTTTCTTTCTAATCCGTTTTCTCCCTGAATCGTCAGAAAGATCCGGTCCGGCTGGCTTTCAAAGTGAATGCACCGGTTTGAATAGTAAAATTCCGCCCCTGCAGACATGGCGTTTTGAGCCAGTTCCTGGTCAAATTTTGCCCGGTTGACGATAAAAGCCTGGGGTTCACTTTTTGAAACTCTAAGGTGATTTCCAAAGGGAGAATAAAAAACGGCCGAGGAATAGGTATTTTGAATCGGGGCTGTCGGGAGGTCAAACCGGTCGAAAGCCTCTTTGCCGATGATGCCTGTGCAGAAGCGGGGTTCCCCCGCGAAAGGGTGCTCTTCAATCACTACTACTTTTAATCCGGCTTTGGCAAGGTGGAAGGCCGCAAAACATCCCGAGAGACCACCACCCACAATAGCGATATCATACGTCATAGTGAACTGAATTTTAAAATAATTTAAATTTAAGGGATGTTTAATAAACAATTAAAAATCTGTTGAGATTATAGGCAGACTGAACAAAATAGTCAAAATAAAAATACCGATGAATTAAGTTGAGTTTCGGCGCCGCGTCTTTTCGGTCTCGTTCGTTCCAAAAAATGGAGGAAATCATCAGGGGAGAGGAAATTTTGGGGCGCTTTTTATTTCTCTTTCCGGAACGATGATTCATAATTGACATTCTTTTTTGGATATGGCTATATGGCAAGGTCTTGGTGTTTTATGTAAACCAGTCAACGCGAAATAGTGAAGGAAAATGGCAGTTAACGCTAAAGAAGAAGACAAAATTACGGCGGCTTACCCTGATGATGAAATCAATATCCTGGATTACTGGCATGTGATATGGAAGAGGAAGCTTCTGATACTCATTCTGATGTTGGCCGCTGTTTTTACGACTGCCGTAGTCTCTATGCGGATGACGAACATCTATCAATCCGCGGCGGTGATTTCACCGGTAAGCGGTAAAGAAGGGAGCGGCGGCCTTTCCGCAATAGCGCAGCAATTCGGAGGTCTCCCGGGACTGTCCCTCCCCGGCTCCGCATCTTCATCCTCTGAAATTGTCAATCTTATTAAATCCAATGTCTTGAGAGAAAAGGTGATTGAGAAGTATAATCTCCTTCCTCTCCTTTTTCATGAGAAGTGGGATTATGAAAAAAAGGATTGGAAAAAAGAGAAAGAGAAAAAAATAACCATCCCGGGCTTTAAAGCGGAGGATGATACCATCCCCCCGACAATATGGGACGGTTTAAGGGCCATAAATGGTATCGTTAAAGTCAATAATAATATAAAAGATAATACGATAACGATTTCCGCGGAATTCTACGACCCTGTAATTGCGGCAAAAATACCCGAATATTTTTTGACGGCGCTGAACGAGCATCTGGTAAACGAAGCCAGAAGGGTGGCCGAGACCAATAAGAAGTATCTCGAAGAACAACTGGTTAAAACAGCAGATCCTTTAATCAGGCAGAAAATATATAATCTGGTCGCCCAGCAGATAGAATCTTCCATGATGGCAGAGGTTAAGGAAAACTTTGCATTTAAAGTCATAGACCGGGCCAGAGTGCCTGACCGAAAAATAAAACCCAAAAGGGTTCAGATGATTATGGTGAGTTTTGTGACATCATTATTCGCGGGAATTTTTCTCGCATTTTTGATGGAGTCTATCCAAAAAACAAAAAAGGGGAGCGTTGGCGCTTCTCATCAGATAAAGCAAAGGGGGCCGGGTGATTAAAAGAAGCGCAGGATTTATTCTGTTATTATGGATCGCCACATTCAATCATGAGGCGCATGCCCAGGATATTTTGGAACGATGCCAGGCGGCAGGCTTCTCTCCCGAACAGTGCCAAAAGGCCGAAAATTTGACTCCGGCACAGAAAGAAGCGATTGCCGCGGAGATGGCAAAATCGGGAGGAAAACTTACGCCGGAGGGAGTCGAATCCTTGAAAAAGAATCCTGAATTAAAAGAGATCAAACCCGAAAATACACCAGAGGAAAAGAGAGAAATTGGAAAGGAACCGGCGCCGATTGACGTTCAGCCGGAAGTTCAGAAAGCGGAAGAAGAGCAAAAAAAAGAGACTATTCAACCCTTAAAGAGGTTTGGCTTGAGTTTTTTTGAGCCTGCGCGGGCACGACTGCTTTCGATAGAAAAAGGTTTAAGGGAAGGACGGCTGCTGCCAAAGGGAACGGAGAAAAACGCGGTTTCAGGGTTTGTCGGCCCGCTTGATATGGTTTCTTCGTACGTCAATACCACAATCCCTCCTAACTACCTGCTCAATCCCGGAGACAAGGTAATCGTCTATTATTGGGGGGACAACATCGAACTGACAACCCTGAATCTGCTTCTCGACGAGAAAGGGGAAGCTGGAATCCCAAAAGCCGGCAGGATTGTCGCCAGAGGGATGACCCTTGCCCAGTTTCAGGACGCCGTTAAGAGCCAGCTTGAGCGCGCCCTTCACATGAAAATTATTCTCATTGCCACCCTTGACAACCTCAAGAGCATCCAGATTTATATTACAGGCGAAGTGTTCCGTCCCGGCAGTTATGCGGTAAGTTCCGTGACCTCCTTATTTAACGCCCTTTATGCCTCCGGGGGCCCCGGTGACCTCGGTTCGTTGAGAGAGATTAAGTTATTACGGAAAGGGAGCACGGCCACCGTCGATTTTTATGATTATTTACTGAACGGCAACAGCAAATATGACCAGCCGCTTCAGGCCGGGGATGTGATCTTTATCTCAAAGGCGGAGAAGGTCGTCGCGATAGAAGGCGAGGTTCAACGTCCTGGAATTTATGAATTAAAGAAAGAGGAGGGACTAAAAGATCTTTTTACTCTCGCAGGCGGAATCAAGCCGAGCGGAGTGTTGCAGAGGATACACATTAAATCCGTTGTGCCAAATAAGCAGAGAGTCCTTGTGGATGTGGACATCAGCAAGAACACCCCCGGCTCAAACCCCGAACTTTATGACGGCGATGCCGTGTCGGTCCTGTCGATTCTGCCCGGGATTGAAAACAAAGTCACCGTCGAGGGGAAGGTTGAGAGGCCCGGAGAGTACGAACTGAAAAAGAATATGAAGATTTCAGATCTTTTTTCAGAGATTAACCGGCCGCTGGGCGAGGCCTACATGGACAGAGCGGATATCCTGAGGGTAAACGATGATAAAAGAACCACCACGCTGATTTCTGTCAATCTCGGCAAAGCTTTGTCAAAGGACCCGGAAGATGACCTTCCCCTTCGCCCGCTGGACAGGGTGATGATCTACTCAAAATGGGATGTGAGATTTCTTCCGCCAAGAACGGTCGCGGTTTCCGGAGCAGTCCAGAGGCCGGACAATTATGAAAGGTCTGACGGGATGAGAATTAAAGACCTTCTCTTTAAAGCGGGAAATGTCATGCCTGATGCTTATCTCGAAAGGGCTGATCTTTTGAGGTTTGATTTTGATACGGAGAGGTATACCCATATCCCTTTAAATATTGAAAAGGTCTTGCAGGAAGGGAGTCCGGAAAACATCCTGCTTCAGGACAGGGATTCATTGAGGGTCTATACGCTGAAAGAAAAAACTTTTACGCTGGAACACAAAATAACGGTCCTCGGTTCTGTTCAGAGACCGGGTGTTTATACACGTTTTGAAGGGATGAGGCTTAATAATTTATTGATGATGGCGGGAGGTCCTCTGCCTGGAGTAGACGATAAGATAGAGGTTGCAAAGGCCATGAGCGAAGGACACACCAGGATCCTGCCGGTCCATCTTTCATTCTTATTGAAAGGGGACGAAACTCAAAACATTTTACTTGATGATGAAGATGTCGTTACGGTCAACAGGAACTCTGATTTTTATGAAAGACCCCGCTGGATTAAAATAACGGGAGAGGTAAAAAATCCAGGGATTTACGCCTTATATGGGAAAAACGACAGGCTCAGCGATCTCATCGGGAGGGCAGGCGGAACGACAGAATTTGCCTATCGGAAAGGAACCATCTTTATGCGGAAGAAAGAAAATATTCCTTCCGATATTCAGAAAAATGATACGCTTCAGGTGAACAGGATATTAGACGCGTTAAACGCCCTGGAATATGACCGTCAGGTGGTCAGAAACAGACTCCTTCTGGAAAAAGAATTCGGACACAAAGAGGCGTTGCCTCAGCCTTTCAGCGCTAACGCGCCGATCGTAACGAGCGGCGCCTCTGTGGCTCAGGCGGCGGCTGTGGGCATGGCGCCCGGTGTGGCGCATGCGGCCGGTCAAACGGTTGCGGAGACGGCGGACCTTTTTGGCCCTTTGCCCGGCGTCGCCGGCAAGGCAAGAAAACTGGGAGATGTCGAACTGAAGCAGTCCGAGAGGATTATTATTAACCTTGAAGATGCCTTACACAAAAAGGGAGGCGAAGATGACCCGGTTGTTATGGAGGGCGATACCCTATGGATACCTCAAAAGGAGGAAACGGTCAGTGTTATCGGTGCGGTCATGAGGCCTACCACTGTGCATTTTAGCAGTCTTAAGGTCAAAGACTATATCAAATGGGCAGGAGATTATGCGTTTGACGCGAATACCGGCAAGGTACTGGTCATGAGGGTTGACGGAAAAATACTTCCTGCGGATGAGGTTAAGGCTGTAGAAGCGGGCGATATCATCTATGTCCCGACCAAGGTCATGAGCGTTGAAATCATTGAAACGGCGGATAAGGTGATAGGCGTTATCAAATATGCTGTAACCACTGTCGCAAGTGTGGTCGTATTTATCGCATTGCTTCATCTGTTCTAGGTCCGCTGAGTCATCAGCCTGTTCGGGGTCGGTTCTTGAGCGCGTCTCCTTCTTGTCCTTCTGCGGCGCACTCAAAAACTGATCCTTTTTATTTATGGTTGGGGGATGAGGGATGACGAAAAGGTTTTTTGATTTGGTGGTCATAGGGGCCGGGAGCGGCGGATTCGCGGCTGCGCGTGCCGCCGCGGCTATTGGGAAAACCGTGGCCTTGATAGACCAGGGTCCGTTTGGAGGGCTCTGTATTTTAAAGGGGTGCATGCCTTCCAAGACCTTGATTCGCTCTTCGGAACTGGCCTTTCTTGCCCGGAATTCGACCGAGCTTGGGATTCAGGTAAAAGGGTTGGCCGTCGACCCCAAACAAATTGTTTCCCGGAAAAACAAGATTATCGCGGGTTTTGCCGACTACCGGTTTCAAGAGATGAGATCAAATCCCCGCATTACTTTTATAGACGGCTTTGCCAGATTTCAAACGCCGGATGAGGTTCAGATCGGAAGGGAGCTGGTTCGGGGCGGGAAAATTGTGATTGCCACCGGTTCAAAAATCCGGGTGCCTTCTCTGGAGGGTCTTAACGAGACAGGTTTCATTACCAGCGATGAAGCCCTGGAGCTGACCGATCTGCCAAAATCGCTTGCGATCATCGGCGCAGGCACGATCGCCATGGAATTAGGCCAGTATTTCGCCAGAATGGGCGCTGAGGTCTCGATTTTGGCAAGGGGAGATTCCCCCTTAAGCTGGGAGGATGACGAGGTTGGACGGACTTTAGAACGATATTTTCAGGAAGAGGGGATCCATGTCTATCCTCGGGTGAAATTTGAAAGGGTTGCCAGAGCAGGAGATTTGAAACAGGTCGAAATCACGGTCAATGAAAAGCCGGTCCGGATTGAAGTTGAGGAAATTCTGGTGGCAACAGGCCGGTATACCAATTTTGAAGGTTTAAATTTAGACGTTACCGATGTGGCCTGTAACGCTCAGGGGATCGTGGTAAACGACGAGATGGAAACCAATGTCCCCTCTATTTTCGCCGTCGGAGACGCAACGGGAATTTTTCAGCTTGCTCATATTGCGGTTTATCAGGGAGAGATTGCGGGACACAACGCTTTTTCCAACCAAAAAATCAAGACGGATTACCGGATTGTTCCGGAGGTGATCTTTACAGACCCGATTTTTGCCCGTGTGGGGTTGACTGAAAAGGAGGCGCAGAAGGAGGGGAGGCCTGTTTTGACGGCTTCATATCCGTTTGACGATCTGGGTAAAGCGATTTGCACCGGACAAACGAAAGGTTTTGTGAAGATGATTGCCGACAGGTCGACCGGAGAAATTCTGGGGGTGGAAGTGCTGGGCGCCGAGGCCGATTTGCTGATTCATGAAATGGTCGTGGCCATGCATTTTCGGGCGACCGCTCAACAACTCGCGAGGATTCCGCATTTTCATCCGACCTTGTCTGAAATTTTCACCTACCCCGCCGAGAAGATTGCCGTCAAGTTCCCCGTTATCTAAACCGCTATTGAACCGGGCCTTATTCTCAGGCATAATAAGTAATGCAATTTAAGTATGTTTAGGCGTTTTAGAAAGGTAGACTTTTCTGATGGTTGAAGGAGATTAAGACATGATTACTGTTACCCCGTTAGCGGAAGAAAATGTGATATCGGCCATGGAAGCAGAGAAACGGCCGGGGGACGCTCTGAGAATAACGGTTCAACGGGGCGGCACGCCGCAGGTTCAGTACGACCTTTCGTTTGCGCCCATTTCGTCCAAAGCGCCCAGTGACCTTTTGTTGGATATCGGACAGATTAAGGTTTTAATCGATAATCAGAGCGCTCTTTATTTAAAGGGAGCGATCATCGATTATATTCATGACCTGCATGGCGGCGGGTTTAAGATTTCGAACCCCAATGCTCCGGCGGCTCCTG comes from the Nitrospirota bacterium genome and includes:
- a CDS encoding methyltransferase domain-containing protein, translating into MNPNKTLWEKGDFTRIAESMRESGEALVKTFEITKGQKVLDLGCGDGTTAIPAARLGAEVLGVDIANNLVEAGNRRAKAEGLTNCRFMEGDASNLNELKDHSFDFVVSIFGAMFAPKPFDVAKEMVRVTRPGGRIVMGNWIPNDPTLVAQILKISSAYSPPPPEGFISPMTWGIENNVIERFTKAGVQKENINFVRDTYTFRFQGVASDFVAAFRKYYGPTMNAFEAAEKNGKANDLARELENLFNSQNQSQNKAATRIPATFLRVTISL
- a CDS encoding HigA family addiction module antidote protein gives rise to the protein MKKKTKRLGPIPPGEILFEDFMKPLGISMNQLARDIDVPPGRISEIIHAKRAITADTALRLGKYFGISPEIWLNLQADYDMRMAQRTIWPKIEARVRVRAA
- a CDS encoding dihydrolipoyl dehydrogenase, whose protein sequence is MTKRFFDLVVIGAGSGGFAAARAAAAIGKTVALIDQGPFGGLCILKGCMPSKTLIRSSELAFLARNSTELGIQVKGLAVDPKQIVSRKNKIIAGFADYRFQEMRSNPRITFIDGFARFQTPDEVQIGRELVRGGKIVIATGSKIRVPSLEGLNETGFITSDEALELTDLPKSLAIIGAGTIAMELGQYFARMGAEVSILARGDSPLSWEDDEVGRTLERYFQEEGIHVYPRVKFERVARAGDLKQVEITVNEKPVRIEVEEILVATGRYTNFEGLNLDVTDVACNAQGIVVNDEMETNVPSIFAVGDATGIFQLAHIAVYQGEIAGHNAFSNQKIKTDYRIVPEVIFTDPIFARVGLTEKEAQKEGRPVLTASYPFDDLGKAICTGQTKGFVKMIADRSTGEILGVEVLGAEADLLIHEMVVAMHFRATAQQLARIPHFHPTLSEIFTYPAEKIAVKFPVI
- a CDS encoding SLBB domain-containing protein produces the protein MIKRSAGFILLLWIATFNHEAHAQDILERCQAAGFSPEQCQKAENLTPAQKEAIAAEMAKSGGKLTPEGVESLKKNPELKEIKPENTPEEKREIGKEPAPIDVQPEVQKAEEEQKKETIQPLKRFGLSFFEPARARLLSIEKGLREGRLLPKGTEKNAVSGFVGPLDMVSSYVNTTIPPNYLLNPGDKVIVYYWGDNIELTTLNLLLDEKGEAGIPKAGRIVARGMTLAQFQDAVKSQLERALHMKIILIATLDNLKSIQIYITGEVFRPGSYAVSSVTSLFNALYASGGPGDLGSLREIKLLRKGSTATVDFYDYLLNGNSKYDQPLQAGDVIFISKAEKVVAIEGEVQRPGIYELKKEEGLKDLFTLAGGIKPSGVLQRIHIKSVVPNKQRVLVDVDISKNTPGSNPELYDGDAVSVLSILPGIENKVTVEGKVERPGEYELKKNMKISDLFSEINRPLGEAYMDRADILRVNDDKRTTTLISVNLGKALSKDPEDDLPLRPLDRVMIYSKWDVRFLPPRTVAVSGAVQRPDNYERSDGMRIKDLLFKAGNVMPDAYLERADLLRFDFDTERYTHIPLNIEKVLQEGSPENILLQDRDSLRVYTLKEKTFTLEHKITVLGSVQRPGVYTRFEGMRLNNLLMMAGGPLPGVDDKIEVAKAMSEGHTRILPVHLSFLLKGDETQNILLDDEDVVTVNRNSDFYERPRWIKITGEVKNPGIYALYGKNDRLSDLIGRAGGTTEFAYRKGTIFMRKKENIPSDIQKNDTLQVNRILDALNALEYDRQVVRNRLLLEKEFGHKEALPQPFSANAPIVTSGASVAQAAAVGMAPGVAHAAGQTVAETADLFGPLPGVAGKARKLGDVELKQSERIIINLEDALHKKGGEDDPVVMEGDTLWIPQKEETVSVIGAVMRPTTVHFSSLKVKDYIKWAGDYAFDANTGKVLVMRVDGKILPADEVKAVEAGDIIYVPTKVMSVEIIETADKVIGVIKYAVTTVASVVVFIALLHLF
- a CDS encoding sugar transferase, coding for MRFYHYELVKRGFDKLFAGFCLFCSIPLWVVIPFSIWLEDRGPVFFEQKRVGRDQKKFILFKFRSMIKNAEIAGEPVMAVSRDPRITRVGYWLRKTALDELPQLINIWKGDMSFVGPRALRESEKIMGEHGEVLIHMYQIEGFSLRQSVRPGLTGMAQVYAARDINHRYKFKYDLLYVKRMSLGVDLKLILTSFWFTFTAKWNV
- a CDS encoding type II toxin-antitoxin system PemK/MazF family toxin produces the protein MKIKKGYVCIADLNPRIGTEPGKVRPVVVVQTDLLNGIHPSTIICPITTQVQPKARFLRVHLKAGEGGLQKLSDILVDQIRAVDNQRLLSIMGKISSKSLKHLMDNIHTVLA
- a CDS encoding NAD(P)/FAD-dependent oxidoreductase, yielding MTYDIAIVGGGLSGCFAAFHLAKAGLKVVVIEEHPFAGEPRFCTGIIGKEAFDRFDLPTAPIQNTYSSAVFYSPFGNHLRVSKSEPQAFIVNRAKFDQELAQNAMSAGAEFYYSNRCIHFESQPDRIFLTIQGENGLERKVNARMAILSTGTYYGLHPKVGRVRPNQFLDTAQVEVEANDIREVEVYFGAEIAPGSFAWASPLSPGRARIGISTYKNAHYHLTRFLESDYFKERIPEQILEIKRKVIPISPIKSTHGHRFLIIGDAAGQVKPTTGGGIYYGLLSAYLASQNIIEAFQKDCFEESHFSSYQKEWKKEIGKELRIGLITRKLLRYITDHQIDSLIRFLQQEESLAIIQKYADFDWHHNIILALSREPFFWLHLSRHILGMKTEVILPRQRTKTL
- a CDS encoding type II toxin-antitoxin system RelE/ParE family toxin, which produces MFILFLFPKGWKGCCEIGEIIQNARGGYVVSENDSPLQAIERQARRKLLYLHRARNLKDLIQPPGNMLESLKGDRKGQHSIRINDQWRICFLWKDNDAHHVEIVDYH